The Persicobacter psychrovividus genome window below encodes:
- a CDS encoding AraC family transcriptional regulator gives MQILDNPFVLDLQEGPIGNYIDEMLRVFGGKHIDNYYIADSKKVDLKVIYHNLPDDVEISVIRFRSKRKITLKRQPHSNPNFIHLNIITSGHFLQNYLEEQAQMQENSDKMVFFYNGQFSIQVELEAGVWYTMIFIKFDYTQFDKLFVEEQSTYEELFKGQFPLAYHFEVPQNIEHLIADFNHYLQNNHRSKMLAKGIEVFADLSTAIKTLKKADQLQGIHEEDYKTLLSIKAYLLRHIEDRISVDEIASEFGLSLSKLKRDFKMIFNTSVKSYHTKIRMEEAYRRLSSGEYSVSGVAYDFGYQNVSKFSQMFKKVKGISPSELIP, from the coding sequence ATGCAAATTTTAGACAATCCATTTGTACTTGACCTCCAAGAGGGGCCTATTGGTAATTATATTGATGAAATGCTTCGGGTGTTTGGGGGTAAGCACATCGACAATTATTACATTGCTGATTCAAAGAAAGTTGACCTGAAGGTTATCTACCATAATCTGCCTGATGACGTGGAAATCAGTGTCATCCGTTTTCGTTCTAAAAGGAAAATTACCCTGAAAAGGCAGCCACATTCCAATCCTAACTTTATTCATCTAAATATCATCACTTCTGGTCATTTTCTACAAAACTATTTGGAAGAGCAGGCTCAGATGCAAGAAAATTCTGATAAGATGGTTTTCTTTTATAATGGGCAGTTCTCTATTCAGGTGGAGCTTGAGGCGGGGGTATGGTACACGATGATATTTATAAAGTTTGACTACACTCAGTTTGATAAGTTATTTGTAGAGGAGCAAAGTACTTATGAAGAGTTATTTAAAGGTCAATTTCCTTTAGCGTACCATTTTGAAGTCCCTCAAAATATTGAACACTTGATTGCAGATTTCAACCATTATCTGCAAAATAACCATCGATCAAAGATGCTTGCAAAAGGTATTGAAGTGTTTGCTGACTTATCTACAGCAATTAAAACCCTGAAAAAAGCGGATCAATTGCAGGGCATTCATGAGGAAGATTATAAAACTCTGTTATCTATCAAAGCTTATTTGCTCCGACATATAGAGGACAGAATTTCAGTGGACGAAATCGCCAGCGAGTTTGGTTTGAGTTTATCCAAATTAAAGCGTGATTTCAAGATGATTTTTAATACTTCAGTAAAAAGTTATCACACAAAAATTCGGATGGAGGAAGCATATAGAAGATTAAGTTCTGGGGAATATAGCGTTTCTGGTGTAGCCTATGATTTTGGTTATCAGAACGTTTCAAAATTTTCTCAAATGTTTAAGAAAGTCAAAGGAATAAGCCCAAGTGAGCTTATCCCTTAA
- a CDS encoding helix-turn-helix transcriptional regulator, which produces MERLKEHGAVTFSELKDQQYGKRGEAERETYELETTVFLLGTLIKNERKKQKMTKAQLGEKLGVKKARVAEIEKGEDVSISLFLNAMKALDLSAKIVVDGELEVPLT; this is translated from the coding sequence ATGGAAAGACTAAAGGAACATGGTGCAGTAACATTCAGCGAACTTAAAGACCAACAATACGGAAAAAGAGGTGAAGCAGAAAGAGAGACCTACGAGCTTGAAACAACCGTATTTTTGCTGGGTACTTTAATCAAAAATGAGCGTAAGAAACAAAAAATGACAAAGGCTCAGTTAGGAGAGAAATTAGGCGTAAAGAAAGCTCGTGTTGCCGAAATTGAGAAAGGAGAAGATGTGAGTATTTCATTATTTCTGAACGCTATGAAAGCTCTTGATTTGTCTGCTAAGATAGTCGTTGATGGGGAGTTAGAGGTCCCATTGACATAG
- a CDS encoding TonB-dependent receptor, whose product MKTVQLNVLNSTIIRGTILLLMLCGNVRCWAPLYAQSAQMISGHVVDENGQEMPGVTVMISGSTQGTITNLGGDFELTTALPTNLHFSFVGYADQDLTVSSADQSLQIQLAPTDVKLNDVVILGSRNANRALTETPVPVDIIALDEVTNSTGQMDLSQLLQFAVPSFNSNRQAGSDGSDHIDAATLRGMGPDQVLILVNGKRRHTSSYVNLLGTRGRGAVATDLNTIPVSSIERIEVLRDGAAAQYGSDAIAGVINIVLKKQTGAGSLNAGTGITQEGDGENLMVSGNYGWKAGKDGFVNASVEINKRGMTDRAPEGEMRVIGDADVLNIGTMLNAEFGVSEKTSIYAFGGFNYRDALSGAWGREANDPERNILEIYPNGFVPYLASEVIDNSLAFGVNSEWKGWKIDLGNAFGYNQSSFEITKTLNASLGPDSPTAFYAGKFQYASNTTNLDLTKFYPSVMEGLNIAFGSAFRVENYQIHQGEEASWKNYGYVDSEGNVKAGGAQGYPGFRPENEVNESRNNIGGYVDVELDLTEKFMIGTAVRAEHYSDFGSTVTGKIVSRYSPVEMLSIRGAVSTGFRAPSLQQAYYNSTYTDFVGGVAQDVVLARNDSEVAKALGIPELKEEQSQNYSLGMTLTPVEGLTITLDGYQINVYDRVVVTGYFDSEDPDVGHILQEQGVDQVAFFTNAVDTKTYGFDFVTTYTTNIGQDKLTASLAVNHNVTEVTAVHTSDQLAGKEDIYFGERERLFYEGSAPKWKGNVMLNYQHNKWSAMIRANYFGQVTLGTWTGDGMLAVYDPKTTTDISFSYHPTDQWNFTLGGSNIFNVYPDKQDPYETDNGGYWDPVQMGFNGAYWYSKVSFNF is encoded by the coding sequence ATGAAAACTGTACAGTTGAACGTACTGAATAGTACGATCATCAGAGGTACGATCTTACTTCTGATGCTTTGTGGAAATGTGAGATGTTGGGCACCGCTTTATGCGCAATCAGCACAAATGATCAGTGGTCATGTTGTTGATGAAAATGGACAAGAAATGCCTGGAGTTACCGTGATGATTAGCGGCTCTACTCAAGGTACAATCACCAACCTCGGAGGTGATTTTGAATTAACTACTGCCCTCCCTACGAATCTACACTTTTCTTTTGTGGGCTATGCTGATCAGGACCTGACAGTGAGTTCCGCAGACCAATCTTTACAAATTCAGTTAGCACCTACTGATGTAAAGTTAAATGATGTCGTCATTCTGGGATCCAGAAATGCCAACAGAGCACTCACCGAAACGCCCGTTCCGGTAGACATCATCGCCCTTGACGAAGTAACCAACTCCACGGGGCAAATGGATTTATCACAATTATTACAATTTGCTGTTCCTTCCTTTAACTCCAACCGTCAGGCGGGTTCTGATGGAAGTGACCACATTGATGCCGCTACTTTGAGGGGCATGGGTCCGGATCAGGTATTGATTTTGGTGAATGGCAAAAGAAGACATACTTCCTCCTATGTCAACCTATTGGGAACCAGAGGTAGAGGTGCGGTTGCGACCGACCTGAATACCATTCCGGTGTCCTCTATTGAAAGAATTGAAGTGCTCCGTGATGGCGCAGCCGCACAGTACGGCTCAGATGCTATTGCCGGAGTCATTAACATTGTATTGAAAAAACAAACCGGAGCAGGTAGCTTGAATGCTGGTACGGGCATCACCCAGGAAGGTGATGGCGAGAACCTGATGGTCTCCGGAAATTATGGCTGGAAAGCCGGAAAAGACGGTTTTGTAAATGCGTCGGTAGAAATTAACAAAAGAGGCATGACCGACAGAGCACCTGAAGGAGAGATGCGGGTGATCGGTGATGCGGATGTTTTGAACATCGGAACCATGTTGAATGCCGAATTTGGGGTAAGTGAGAAAACAAGCATTTACGCCTTCGGTGGATTTAATTATAGAGATGCGCTTTCAGGTGCCTGGGGAAGAGAGGCGAATGATCCTGAAAGAAATATTCTGGAAATTTACCCGAATGGTTTCGTGCCTTATTTGGCTTCTGAAGTAATCGATAACTCGCTTGCTTTTGGTGTAAATTCTGAATGGAAAGGCTGGAAGATTGACCTGGGAAATGCTTTTGGTTACAACCAATCTTCTTTTGAGATCACCAAGACTTTGAATGCTTCCTTGGGTCCTGACTCTCCTACTGCTTTCTATGCAGGTAAATTCCAGTATGCCTCCAATACTACCAACCTGGATCTTACTAAATTCTACCCTTCAGTGATGGAAGGTTTGAATATTGCTTTTGGATCTGCTTTCAGAGTGGAGAATTATCAGATTCACCAAGGCGAAGAGGCGAGTTGGAAAAACTACGGTTATGTGGACAGCGAAGGCAATGTGAAGGCTGGTGGCGCACAGGGATATCCTGGTTTCAGACCGGAGAATGAAGTGAACGAAAGCAGAAATAACATCGGTGGATATGTGGATGTTGAGCTTGATCTAACGGAGAAATTCATGATCGGTACGGCAGTTAGAGCCGAGCATTATTCTGATTTTGGCTCCACGGTGACCGGTAAAATTGTATCCAGATACAGCCCGGTAGAAATGTTGTCGATCAGAGGTGCAGTAAGTACTGGTTTCAGAGCGCCATCTTTACAGCAGGCTTACTATAACTCCACTTATACGGACTTCGTCGGTGGTGTAGCACAGGATGTGGTATTGGCGAGAAACGATTCTGAAGTGGCCAAAGCTTTGGGTATTCCGGAATTGAAAGAAGAGCAATCTCAGAACTACTCTTTGGGAATGACCTTGACGCCGGTGGAAGGCTTGACCATTACTTTGGATGGCTACCAGATCAATGTTTATGATCGTGTAGTGGTAACCGGCTATTTTGATTCTGAAGATCCGGATGTAGGACACATTTTGCAAGAGCAAGGCGTGGATCAGGTCGCTTTCTTTACCAATGCGGTAGATACGAAGACTTATGGTTTTGACTTTGTAACAACTTACACGACCAACATCGGTCAGGATAAACTGACGGCGAGTCTGGCAGTTAACCATAACGTAACGGAGGTTACGGCAGTGCATACTTCCGATCAGTTGGCGGGTAAAGAAGATATTTACTTTGGTGAAAGAGAAAGACTATTCTATGAAGGTTCAGCGCCGAAATGGAAAGGTAATGTGATGTTGAATTATCAGCATAACAAATGGTCAGCGATGATCAGAGCCAACTATTTTGGTCAGGTAACTTTGGGTACCTGGACAGGTGATGGAATGCTTGCGGTTTATGATCCTAAAACCACCACCGATATTTCATTCAGCTATCACCCGACTGATCAATGGAATTTCACATTAGGCGGATCAAACATTTTCAATGTGTATCCGGACAAGCAGGATCCTTATGAGACCGACAACGGTGGGTATTGGGATCCGGTACAAATGGGCTTCAACGGAGCTTATTGGTATTCCAAAGTGTCCTTTAATTTCTAA
- a CDS encoding replication initiation protein has product MVNKYVFKSHILTHSRHKWELLDFKIVALLCIYLKMDTNLYLLNKSDLEAQFGVALNSDRIKESASRLMQQVEIRESEERWVYKNIFEAFAYDQGNISIKLTGFGVQCFMNLKNYTAYNLDAILKFKGNHTAPIFQLIQTWKTIVEMPKLSLTDLRTYIDAEGVRYDKFLFLRRLIDGSLEETNQSINLNATYTLFKTVRKFTHIQFQFNKYQQKENSAELQTALDQADFTNNQNTAIHKMTGVSRVSISKWRNER; this is encoded by the coding sequence ATAGTCAATAAATACGTCTTTAAATCACATATATTAACCCACAGCCGACACAAATGGGAGCTTTTGGACTTCAAAATCGTCGCTTTGCTATGTATTTATCTAAAAATGGATACCAATCTGTACCTTTTAAACAAGTCTGATCTTGAGGCTCAGTTTGGGGTAGCTTTGAATAGTGATCGCATCAAAGAATCTGCAAGTCGACTGATGCAACAAGTAGAAATTCGTGAATCGGAAGAGCGCTGGGTATATAAAAACATCTTTGAAGCGTTTGCTTACGACCAGGGTAACATCAGCATCAAACTCACCGGCTTTGGGGTGCAGTGTTTTATGAACCTGAAGAATTATACGGCCTACAATCTGGATGCGATTCTGAAATTCAAGGGCAACCATACGGCTCCGATCTTTCAACTGATCCAAACGTGGAAGACCATTGTTGAGATGCCGAAACTAAGCTTGACCGACCTGCGGACCTACATTGATGCCGAGGGTGTCCGCTATGATAAATTCTTGTTCCTTCGCCGACTGATCGACGGTTCGTTGGAGGAAACCAACCAGAGCATCAATCTCAATGCAACCTACACCCTCTTCAAAACGGTCCGAAAATTCACCCACATTCAATTCCAGTTCAACAAATACCAACAGAAAGAAAACTCCGCCGAGCTACAAACGGCTCTCGACCAAGCCGATTTCACCAACAACCAGAACACGGCTATTCATAAGATGACAGGGGTTAGCCGGGTGAGTATTTCGAAGTGGCGGAATGAGCGATGA
- a CDS encoding PDDEXK nuclease domain-containing protein, giving the protein MSDLVSQREDSFYTEIKTILSQAKTQAVSAVNTAMVNAYWSIGKRIVEQEQEGKAKAKYGSYLMKELSKQLTDDFGKGFSVANIKNFRQFYLTYASDPDTLQKSYTLCSQLTWSHNRKIMRVADPVARWYYLQESFEQNWSVRTLDRNISTQYYQRLIQSPEKEKVEKEMKEKMDVNAVGDELAPANFIKNPSVLEFLNLPTSFGYTEHELEKALIDDIQTFLLELGKGFAFVERQQLVRTETADFFIDLVFYNYLLKCFVIVEIKTEKMTHQDIGQLDMYVRMYDDLKRNEGDNPTVGILLCADTDQTIAKYSVLNNSQQLFASKYLTYLPSEEELKAEIDRQKEIFQERLKHRDNE; this is encoded by the coding sequence ATGAGTGATTTAGTGAGCCAAAGGGAGGACTCGTTTTACACTGAAATCAAAACGATTCTTTCCCAAGCGAAAACACAAGCCGTTTCTGCGGTCAATACCGCTATGGTCAATGCTTATTGGAGCATCGGAAAACGGATCGTTGAACAGGAACAGGAAGGAAAGGCTAAAGCGAAATATGGCAGTTATCTGATGAAGGAATTATCCAAACAACTGACCGATGATTTTGGCAAAGGTTTTTCTGTCGCCAATATCAAAAACTTCCGACAGTTCTATCTTACCTATGCTTCAGATCCTGATACTTTACAAAAAAGCTACACACTGTGTAGCCAATTGACTTGGAGCCATAACCGAAAAATAATGCGGGTGGCAGATCCTGTTGCAAGGTGGTATTATCTGCAAGAAAGCTTCGAGCAAAATTGGTCGGTTAGAACACTGGACAGAAACATCTCCACCCAATATTATCAGCGACTCATCCAATCTCCCGAAAAGGAAAAGGTGGAAAAGGAGATGAAAGAAAAGATGGATGTAAATGCTGTGGGGGACGAATTGGCGCCAGCGAATTTCATCAAAAACCCTTCGGTACTTGAATTTCTGAATTTGCCCACCAGCTTTGGATATACGGAGCATGAACTCGAAAAAGCCCTGATTGATGATATTCAGACCTTCCTTTTGGAGTTGGGAAAAGGTTTTGCCTTTGTGGAGCGCCAACAATTGGTAAGAACAGAAACGGCCGATTTCTTCATTGATCTGGTGTTCTATAATTACCTCTTGAAGTGTTTTGTGATTGTAGAAATCAAAACCGAGAAAATGACCCACCAAGACATTGGGCAATTGGACATGTATGTGCGAATGTACGATGACCTGAAACGCAATGAAGGAGACAACCCAACCGTGGGTATTTTGCTTTGTGCCGATACCGACCAAACCATTGCCAAATATTCGGTACTCAACAATAGCCAACAATTATTCGCCTCTAAATACCTGACCTATCTTCCCTCTGAAGAAGAACTAAAAGCAGAAATTGACAGGCAAAAAGAGATTTTTCAAGAACGTTTAAAGCATCGGGATAATGAGTAA
- a CDS encoding RHS repeat-associated core domain-containing protein — protein sequence MFFENIRQAKTGLYYYGARYYDAQIGRFFTQDRFAEKYLDFTPYQYGANNPIKIIDVNGDWIHIIHDGNNYQYRNGNLYRYNKENGKFDIEDELKEGSFLTGIVQGLDDLATKTQVGEGLVEFFANSKRHAYIEEGDRTAEGEGNISVKGNLQGSKIPTENGPQVSPLWLDLGHELAHTKDYMENGDGVYNIWLDKSKYPNLNRSVTQSEKYATHIENLMRISAGLPLRTHYVITDNGSGWEPSRIIDIKTTKHSIFIYNRYNKLKNNLPANYIYKILPK from the coding sequence ATGTTTTTTGAAAATATTCGACAGGCTAAAACAGGGCTGTATTATTATGGCGCGAGGTATTATGATGCCCAGATTGGTAGATTCTTTACCCAAGATAGGTTTGCGGAGAAATATTTAGATTTTACTCCTTATCAGTATGGGGCGAATAATCCTATTAAAATTATTGATGTGAATGGTGATTGGATTCATATCATTCACGATGGTAACAATTATCAATATAGAAATGGAAACCTATATAGGTATAATAAGGAGAATGGAAAGTTCGATATTGAAGATGAGTTAAAAGAAGGATCCTTTTTGACAGGAATTGTTCAAGGTTTAGATGATTTAGCTACTAAAACGCAAGTTGGAGAAGGGTTAGTTGAGTTTTTTGCCAATAGCAAAAGACATGCCTATATAGAAGAGGGAGATCGAACAGCTGAGGGAGAAGGCAATATTTCTGTGAAGGGTAACCTTCAAGGCTCAAAAATACCTACAGAAAATGGTCCACAAGTTAGTCCGTTATGGTTAGATTTAGGGCATGAGCTTGCGCATACAAAAGATTATATGGAAAACGGAGATGGTGTTTATAATATTTGGCTTGATAAAAGTAAATATCCAAATTTGAATAGGTCAGTTACTCAGAGCGAGAAGTATGCAACTCACATTGAAAACTTGATGAGGATAAGTGCGGGGTTACCTTTAAGAACCCACTATGTTATAACGGATAATGGTAGTGGTTGGGAACCATCAAGAATTATAGATATAAAAACCACAAAACATTCGATTTTTATATACAATCGTTATAATAAATTAAAAAATAATTTGCCTGCTAACTACATTTATAAAATATTACCAAAATGA